From the Shewanella amazonensis SB2B genome, one window contains:
- the rplS gene encoding 50S ribosomal protein L19, which produces MNNIIKMLNDEQMKKDVPDFGPGDTVVVQVRVKEGDKERLQAFEGVVIAKRNRGLHSAFTVRKISNGEGVERAFQTHSPLISSIEVKRRGRVRRAKLYYLRERSGKSARIREKLATK; this is translated from the coding sequence ATGAACAACATCATCAAAATGCTCAACGATGAGCAAATGAAAAAAGACGTTCCTGATTTTGGCCCAGGTGATACCGTAGTGGTTCAGGTACGTGTTAAAGAAGGTGACAAAGAGCGTCTGCAGGCGTTCGAAGGCGTTGTAATCGCCAAGCGTAACCGTGGTCTGCACTCTGCTTTCACCGTTCGTAAGATCTCTAACGGTGAAGGTGTGGAACGTGCTTTCCAAACTCACAGCCCTCTGATTTCCAGCATCGAAGTTAAGCGTCGTGGCCGCGTTCGTCGCGCCAAGCTGTACTATCTGCGTGAGCGTTCAGGTAAGTCTGCACGTATCCGTGAGAAGCTGGCGACCAAGTAA